TTTGCTTAGAAACACGGAGAATAACATGAAGAAATTTATCATGGCGATTGGTGCAGTTGCGCTTGCAACGCCCGCGCTTGCACAGATGGCACCCGCCGCCCCTCCAGCCACGTCGGCTCCTACAACGGTGTCGCCAGATGCGACGACTGCGCGAGCACCAGCGGTGGGTGCGCCATCGCCTGCTGCAGCCACGGGTCCCGCAGCAATTATCGCCACCGAGTTTCCTACCTACGACAAGGATGGAAACGGCGTGTTGAGCGCAGCTGAGTTCGATACATGGATGGTCGCATTGAAGGAAAAGTCGGGTGCGCCAGCAATGAAACCAGCTGAGAAAAAGGCTTGGTTGGACGGTGCTTTCACCACGGCCGATAAGGATAAGAACAAGTCTATTAGTCAAGCTGAACTGACGGCCTATCTGACTGCCGGAGCCTAGGACTTCGGGTCGCAGGGGAAGCGGGTCTCGCGAAAGCGGGGCCCACTTTTTATGGGCGCTACATAAGGCCCAAAGCTCGCAAGCTGCTGTGCCCTTGCGTTCCGATAATGATGTGATCGTAGACCGATATGTTCAAACGTCGCCCGGCTTCGATGATATCACGGGTTGGTTGAATGTCAGCGCGGCTCGGCTGCGGATCGCCGCTAGGGTGATTGTGGACGAGGATTATGCCGGTGGAGCCCAGGTCTATGGCCCGGCGAATCACTTCACGCACATGCACCGCTGCCTGATCGACTGATCCTTCGGACATGACTTCATCGCGAATCAGCATATTCTTCGAATTGAGGTGCAAAATACGCACCCGTTCGATCCCCAGATACGCCATATCCGCACGAAGATAGTCGAGCAGCGCTTGCCAGCTTGCCAGCACGGGCTTTTTCGCCACGTCCAGTCTGAGGAGTCGCAGCGCGGTGGCTTGCACGATCTTGATCGCTGCGGCTGCGGTTTCGCCGACCCCCGGTACGCGGAGCAATGCCTCCGAGTCGGCTGCGAACAATCCACCGATCCCGCCAAATTCCCGCAACAGCGCTTTCGCAAGCGGTTTGGTGTCGCGCCGCGGGATTGCCAGTGCCAGCAGATATTCGATCAATTCATGATCGTGAAGCGCATCACCACCTGTTCAAGCAATCGATTGCGCAGTCGAGATCGGTGCCCTGCGGCATCCTGACCGTTAGCATCTGAGAGGGCATCGGCCATGACGATCGCCTACGGTGGCCGGGCCGTGCGCGCAATTGCCCTTGATGCAGGCCACCAAAGCGGCTTGTTACGCGTTGTGAGAGTGATGAGCATTTCCCCGGCCGAATCATGCGCGGTGTAACGCGGCGGCGGGTTGCCGTCGTTGGAACTGTCACTGTCGTTCTGGCCGGGATCGGGGTGTGGAACGAGCGGCGGACGCTGGCAGACGGTGCGATCGCGAGCGAACTGGCAAGGCGTGGAGTGAGGGCGACTTACCGTGTGGCCGACATCGGATTTCGCTGGGAGCGGCTTGAGAACATCGTCATCGGCGATCCGCGCCATCCCGACCTGACTGCTGACTGGGCAGAAGTCCGGGTTGCCGCAACGCTCGGCGGGCTGTCGGCAACAGAAATTCGAGCGGGCGGTGTTAATCTGCGCGGACGACTGGTGGGTGGTAAGGTCAAATTCGGGGACATCGACAAACTGATCCCCGCATCTTCGGGGATTCCCTTTACCCTGCCAGATATCACGGTCGATCTGGCCGACGCGCGGATTGCGTTAGCGACGGATTACGGAAATGTCGGGGCGCGGCTGGATGGTCAGGGAAATTTGTCGAACGGATTCAAGGGAAAGCTTGCCGCGATTGCTCCGACTCTTGTTCTGTCGGGATGCCGGGCCAACCGCGCCACGCTCTATGTCGATATTTCGATTTCGGCGCGGAAACCAACAGTGACGGGCCCGCTGCGGGCGAACGCGATCGATTGCGGGGCGGCTCATTTCCGTAAGCCCGCGTTGGCGCTGAACGTGGCTTTGTCCGAAGCCCTCGACCATTGGCGGGGAACGAGCACGGTCGGTCTAAAGACGCTTTCATTGGGATCGCAGATTTTCCGCGACTTTACCGGCTGGGGCGCTTTCGAAGGCAGTCCGCGAGCAACGAACGGCTCTGCGCAGGTTATGATTGCCTCCAGTACCACCCCGTTTGCAACGCTTGCCGGAATGTCGGTCGATGCAAAGTTCGGTGTTCGCGGAAGTGATCTCGATGGACGCGGCACGGTCAAGGCGATGCAGGTCGTTCTTGATCGACGTTATGTAGCACAACTCAAGTCGGTGAGGGCGAACGGGACGCCGGTCGGGCCTTTACTGAAGAAACTGTCCGACGCTGCCTCGAGCGCTATACAAAATTTGGCCGTGAGCGTCGACGTCGGGGGGCAGGTTCGCGGGTCGCAGATGTCCGGAATAGTGACGGCGGCCAACATCACAACACTAAGGGGGATGAAACTGGTAGTCGGTGGCGGGCAGGGAGTTCGCTTCGGCGCGCAAGGCCTGTTTGCCGATACGCAGGCGAAACTGAGCGGCGGCGGTTTTCCCACTATCGCAGCAAGTTTTCGAAGAGGCGCTAATGGAGTCACGAGCGGCGTTGCTCGAATTGAACCATATGCAGCGAACGACGCGCGGCTTACCGTCACGCCGGTGCAATTTACCGTCGGCGGCGATGGTAGAGCGCGGGTGTTGACTACTGCAACGCTCGACGGGCCGCTGGGGAACGGGCGCGTCATCGGGCTACAAATACCGCTGGTGCTTGCTCTTAGCGGCGGCAACATTGCGCTCAATCCGGGGTGCACGCCCGCTGCGTTCCGGTCGCTTAGCATGTCGGGGCTGCACCTTGATCCAAATTCGCTGAAGCTGTGCGCCAACAATGGCGGCCTGTTCAGTCTAAAAAATGGCAGGATAAATGGCGGAGCGACGATCATCTCACCGCGCCTGACCGGCCGTTTGGGCAACTCACCGATCGTCCTCGGCGCTGGACAGGCAAATGTAGCGCTTTCCGATAACCGGTTTACCATGGGCAATCTGGGCGTAAAACTTGGCGCTGCAGATCATTTGACCACGCTCGAAATCGGAGCGTTGAACGGGGCGTTCGTGAGCGAAGGGGGCACGGGCAAGTTTGAAAACTTGTCCGGCAAGATTGCAAACGTTCCTCTGCTGATTGATTCGGGCGTCGGAAACTGGACACTCAATAATGGTGTGCTGACGCTTGGCGGCAGGGCCGGTGTTTCGGACGAGGCAAAGTCGGTGCGGTTCAACACGCTGGTTGCCGAAGACGTCAAACTGCGCCTCGCCAGCGGCAAAATTGCGATGACGGGAATGCTGCGTGAGGTCTCCACGAACGCCGACGTTTCAGCAGTCGCGATCACCCATGATCTGGGCAACGGCAGGGGGCATGCTACGCTCGATGTTGCGGGCCTCAATTTCGGCAAGACACTTCAGCCCGAGAAACTAACTCCGCTGACGTTGGGCGTAGTTGCGAATGTAGCGGGTAGTGTCAGCGGAAAAGGCCAGATCGACTGGTCATCTGCGGGCGTCACAAGCACAGGACGATTTGAAACCAAGGGCCTGGATTTTGCCGCGGCTTTCGGTCCGGTGGCGGGACTTTCGGGAGAGATCGTGTTCACCGATCTACTTGGTCTGGTGACTGCTCCTGGCCAGACGGTGTCGATTGCCACGATCAATCCCGGCATTCCTGTTCCCGATGGGCGCGTGACCTATCACCTGGCAGCGGGGCAACGGATCATTGTCGAGGGTGGGCGCTGGCCGTTCGCGGGGGGCTCGCTGATTCTTGATCCGACGACGCTCGACATGGGCGTTTCAAGAGAGCGACGACTGACGTTCAGAGTCGACGGACTCGATGCGGCAAAGTTCATCCAGCAGCTCGAATTCGAAAATCTGAGTGCGACCGGCATATTCGATGGCGCGATGCCAATGATTTTCGACGATCAGGGCGGGCGCATTGTCGGGGGCAAGATTGCGGCGCGGTCGGGCGGCGGGACACTATCCTATGTTGGTGACGTGTCGAACGCCAAGATGAACGTCTTTGCCAAGCTCGCGTTCGATGCGTTGAAGGCGATCCGTTATAACAATCTTGTCATCGAGATGGACGGAGCGCTGGATGGAGAGATTGTCAGCAAGGTGAGTTTCCGCGGCGTGAACGAAGCGCCCCGCAACGAGAAGCGCGGGTATTTCGCGCGGCAGTTCAGCAATCTTCCCTTTATATTTAACATCGCGATTCGCGCGCCATTCCGTGGATTATTGGCGACGGCGCGGACGTTTCAGGACCCGAGCTCGCTACTGCGCGGATTGCCGATTCCCGGTGCAACCGTGCCCGATTCGATCGTTACGCCGGTGAAACCCATTCAGCCCTCAGAAAGCGAGAAACGCCCATGATCGCAGCAGAATTGACGACAAGTCTTGGCGATGCGAGGGCAGGGCGATGAAGAAACCCGTGATCTTTGCAATTGGTTTGGCGTTGTCGATTTGCCTGTCGGGATGCATCAATATCAAGGCACCCGACAAGCCGATCGAGATTAATCTGAACGTAAATATCAAGCAGGAAGTCGTCGTTAAATTGCAGAAAGACGCGCAAGACCTGATCACCAGCAACCCGGAGTTGTTCCCGCAATGATACGCAAATTTGCCCTTATCGCTGTTGTCCTGACTCTTTCATCGGGTCTGACTGGCGTCGCTTATGCCCAGAATGCCGAAGTGACCGCCGCGCTTAATGCGGGGACTGTCGGTGAGCAGGCTGACGGGTATCTGGGTGTGCTCGGTTCGGTTTCAGGCAATGTGAAGGCCGAGGTCGAAGCGATCAATATTAAAAGGCGCG
This genomic stretch from Sphingomonas paeninsulae harbors:
- a CDS encoding EF-hand domain-containing protein — translated: MKKFIMAIGAVALATPALAQMAPAAPPATSAPTTVSPDATTARAPAVGAPSPAAATGPAAIIATEFPTYDKDGNGVLSAAEFDTWMVALKEKSGAPAMKPAEKKAWLDGAFTTADKDKNKSISQAELTAYLTAGA
- a CDS encoding YnbE family lipoprotein, with the translated sequence MKKPVIFAIGLALSICLSGCINIKAPDKPIEINLNVNIKQEVVVKLQKDAQDLITSNPELFPQ
- a CDS encoding YdbH domain-containing protein → MRGVTRRRVAVVGTVTVVLAGIGVWNERRTLADGAIASELARRGVRATYRVADIGFRWERLENIVIGDPRHPDLTADWAEVRVAATLGGLSATEIRAGGVNLRGRLVGGKVKFGDIDKLIPASSGIPFTLPDITVDLADARIALATDYGNVGARLDGQGNLSNGFKGKLAAIAPTLVLSGCRANRATLYVDISISARKPTVTGPLRANAIDCGAAHFRKPALALNVALSEALDHWRGTSTVGLKTLSLGSQIFRDFTGWGAFEGSPRATNGSAQVMIASSTTPFATLAGMSVDAKFGVRGSDLDGRGTVKAMQVVLDRRYVAQLKSVRANGTPVGPLLKKLSDAASSAIQNLAVSVDVGGQVRGSQMSGIVTAANITTLRGMKLVVGGGQGVRFGAQGLFADTQAKLSGGGFPTIAASFRRGANGVTSGVARIEPYAANDARLTVTPVQFTVGGDGRARVLTTATLDGPLGNGRVIGLQIPLVLALSGGNIALNPGCTPAAFRSLSMSGLHLDPNSLKLCANNGGLFSLKNGRINGGATIISPRLTGRLGNSPIVLGAGQANVALSDNRFTMGNLGVKLGAADHLTTLEIGALNGAFVSEGGTGKFENLSGKIANVPLLIDSGVGNWTLNNGVLTLGGRAGVSDEAKSVRFNTLVAEDVKLRLASGKIAMTGMLREVSTNADVSAVAITHDLGNGRGHATLDVAGLNFGKTLQPEKLTPLTLGVVANVAGSVSGKGQIDWSSAGVTSTGRFETKGLDFAAAFGPVAGLSGEIVFTDLLGLVTAPGQTVSIATINPGIPVPDGRVTYHLAAGQRIIVEGGRWPFAGGSLILDPTTLDMGVSRERRLTFRVDGLDAAKFIQQLEFENLSATGIFDGAMPMIFDDQGGRIVGGKIAARSGGGTLSYVGDVSNAKMNVFAKLAFDALKAIRYNNLVIEMDGALDGEIVSKVSFRGVNEAPRNEKRGYFARQFSNLPFIFNIAIRAPFRGLLATARTFQDPSSLLRGLPIPGATVPDSIVTPVKPIQPSESEKRP
- a CDS encoding DUF1318 domain-containing protein, with translation MIRKFALIAVVLTLSSGLTGVAYAQNAEVTAALNAGTVGEQADGYLGVLGSVSGNVKAEVEAINIKRRAAYTSLAAQRGVTVKDVAAAVGCTTLKKRGAELPAYCAN